From Populus alba chromosome 16, ASM523922v2, whole genome shotgun sequence:
CGGCTCACAGAAAATCTCTGAAATCCCCCGTTGATATGGTTGACATGTTACTGTAAAGTTCTGGTGTTGCTTGGCTCAAATCCTATAGCCATGCAAATGCTTAGCCCATCTTCTAGCCATGTAAGGATCATGGTAATCCCAACTCTCAACACTACTACTCCTTCCACCAAGGATACTGCTGGAGTCCCTCCCTACTACAGCTTCCCCGTCATCTTCATTTGCTTCCCTTTTATCCCGTAGAGCCACCGCAGTTTCTCCTGTTCTGTTGAATTCCTCAACTCCGCCATCAATGTAGCTATATCCTACACAAACATATCCCGACTCGCCCACTTCCAAGACAATTCTCCTTTCTTCGCCGCCCCGTAGCTCTCCAAGCCTTATGATCCTGGCTTCATCCCCTATCCTCAATTGGACATCTCTAATCACACCTCCAAGCAGTCTGGCCAAGAACTCTTCAAACTCATGCATGACGAACCCATTTGAAGTGCCAAAGCCAAATCCCACGTGAAACCGATGGATGGGAATAGGAACTTGCAAATTGATAGCATTGTACGATCTCGTTGGACTATCAGAGAGATGTAAGATAGTAGACTGTGGATTCTTGTGTGCACGGTCCTCGAgaatttttatcccttttttgaGACCTTCAATCGGGTCTGCTTGCCCCATATAGAAAAGGCGGTCAATGACCTGTAAGGCTGTTCGCTTACCATAGGATGTCATGCGTCTAAGGGGGAAGACACGGGCTGCAGCTGAAGAGTAAGTCACAATAGCCAAACGATCAATGGGTCGGAGAGAGAAAACCACTAATGCCATCGATTGCTTGAGAAGCCTCAGATGTGGTCCATTGGGGCTTGCAACCAGAACCATATCCGTTGGTCGTTGATTTGCCAACCTTACTGAGAGATAGGCAGCAGTTGTTCTCCTAT
This genomic window contains:
- the LOC118036630 gene encoding E3 ubiquitin-protein ligase WAV3 — protein: MGVGAASSKLKRAAKKMVVAACASFSSREPAAPADPSVSIHSTSINISDSNLAMFPTRTKNSFLGEGEGEDDDEEEEESNTIISNTKNNNVASKNLCAICLDPLSYSTGNSPGQAIFTAQCSHAFHFACISSNVRHGSVTCPICRAHWTQLPRNLNMPCSLSCNHADPIFQILDDSIANFRVHRRSFLRSARYDDDDPIEPDQTSNHPRLDFSLVPIPLTIFHHPRTQHYQHHYNLTSSSLLSHPPASYACTSSSNRRTTAAYLSVRLANQRPTDMVLVASPNGPHLRLLKQSMALVVFSLRPIDRLAIVTYSSAAARVFPLRRMTSYGKRTALQVIDRLFYMGQADPIEGLKKGIKILEDRAHKNPQSTILHLSDSPTRSYNAINLQVPIPIHRFHVGFGFGTSNGFVMHEFEEFLARLLGGVIRDVQLRIGDEARIIRLGELRGGEERRIVLEVGESGYVCVGYSYIDGGVEEFNRTGETAVALRDKREANEDDGEAVVGRDSSSILGGRSSSVESWDYHDPYMARRWAKHLHGYRI